From Candidatus Hydrogenedens sp.:
CTATTAAATTTATGGATATCTTCTATTTTATCCCATGTACCTTTATCGCATTTAGCTATTCTCCCGCTCTTGCAAGTCAGATGATTTTCTCCTGATAGATTATAAGGAGGATCTGCAAAGATTAAATTTACACTCTTTGCTTCCAGTTGCTTGAGTATTTCAAATGCATCTCCCTTTAATAAACTAATATCAGACATTTTTAATCACCTCTTTTCCATATATTCTATCGTAAGCAATTTTATAATATTTTTCATTTATTTCTATACCAATCCACTTTCTTTTAAATTTAGAGGCAACATATCCTGTTGTTCCAGTCCCAAAAAATGGATCAAGAACTATATCACCTTCATCTGATGAAGCTAATATAATTAATTCAAGCAACTTTTCAGGTTTTTGAGTAGGATGTATTGCCCTATTATTTGTTCCTTTTATTCTTTCTTTTCCTTGAACAATGGGTAATTCAATAAAATCTACAAAATCTCTTAACTGTTTTGATTTTCCATCTTTTGTTTTATAAGGATTAAACTCTTTAACTTTCTCATAATTGAATTTCCAATTACTAGCTTTAACAAACCAACAAACATATTCAGTAGAATGAGTAAATGTTCTTTTTGTTATATTGGGCATAGCATTTGACTTATACCAGGTTATTATGTTGTTTAATTTGAACCCAATTTTTTTTGCTATAAATATTACTTCTGCTATGTTATGATAATTACAAGAAACATATAAACTACCAGTAGATTTTAAAATATTATAAACTTTGCTAATCCAATTCTCAGTAAAAACAAGATAATCTTCATAGTTCCATGTATCCCAATCTTCATTCATTTTATAAAATGGACCGCCTGTTTTGTTATTGACTAAAGTTAATCTCTGTCCTGATAAATTATAAGGAGGATCCGCATATACTAAATTTATACTATCTTTGGGAATTATATTCTCCATTATTTGTATACAGTCACCTAAATATATATGGTTAACTTTCATATAATTTTATCACCTCATTCTGCCATCGTATTATACCTTCATTTATAAAATTAGCCCAATTAGAAAAACTAGACAAATTTTTTGTTTCGTTAATTATCATAGAATATAACTTGTATAAATCTTTATGTGAAAATCTTTTATCTTGTTTTACAAGATTTAACAATGTTTCTAAGAGAACTGCAAATTGCTCTGTTGTCATTGGTACTATTTTTTGTGGTAATCCATTATATTCATATTTTACAGCGATCCAGAATTGAGAATATGTATCAGTATGAATTTGTGGTGTAATAAAAATACAAAATATATCATTACTTTGATGTTGAACTTCGAAATCTCTTAAATGTCTCATTATTGGTTGCCCTTCTTGCACCCATTGTAATTTTGATGTATTTAATGTTACTTTACAAATTGCTTGGAATGTTGTATAGTAACATTCTATGTCTGGTTTGTTTCCAGGAGAGTGGGAAACAGGTTCTCCATCGTCATCTACTGGGTAGTTTGGCTTAATTGCAATCTCGTCGTTGATTATTTTTAATGTCTCTGTTATTAATTTCTCAAATTGTTCGGGTTCATACTTCTTTAACTTTTTAGAATCTCTCAAGGTTACTATTATTTCTTTAATTCTGTTTACGTCGCCCAATAATTTTATCTTCCTTAATCGTTCCTTTAACTCCAGATTAAAAGCCCTTAAACAAGAAATATGATTTTCCAGTTGATTTTTATTTAATATTTGAACATCTGTAAGCAAAACTTTTCGTTCGTTTTGAGTAATCTGTAAATTTTCTTTCTTTATCATTCCCATAATCATATCTGTAAGTGACTTAGCTATTTTTTCTAAATTCTTTTTCTTTTCCCATGGCAAGGTCGGCTTTGTAATATCAGATAGATGACTCAAGTAATCCGCTAAAGATTTGAATTTAAAAGCTTCTCCATTATACATCTCTAAAAGTTGTTCTATTTCAACTTTTCTTGAAGGTTCTATATCGATATTCCAATAATATCCTAAAGGATCCATCGAAACCTTAAAATATCTTGTAAGTCTAAAATATCTCATTATGTTATCCCCATAATCAAACAGATTATTTATCTTTTTGTCTGGCATCTTTTTTGTTTCATAAAATTTCTTTGCGAAATTTAGAATATATCTATCTTTATCTTTTTTATTTTTCTTTTCTCTGTATTCCAAAATTTTTTCGACATATTCATCTACTTGTTCGAAATTTATTAGAGTTGGGACAAAAATACTAAACTCAGTTTTATTTAAGCCTCCCTTTGTAGATCTTCTATTGAGTTTGTCAATCAGATGTATCACTGAAACAAATGGCATTATGTTAAAACCTTCTTTTTCTGAAAAATCTTCACTCCAGGGGTTTGGGAATTGTAGTTTAAGTAAACTCTTGAAGAATATATAACCTATATCATAATTTCCTTCTAAGAACTTATTTCCCAATTCAGTAATTATTATTGGACCAAAACCTTCTCTTGCTATTGAAAAGCCAAGTTTATTTAATGGATTTACAGATTGTCTTCCCCTCATAGGTGGATCTTCGTATTTTTGAGAATAAAAAATTTCTTCCGCTTCTTTATATGAAATTTTTGTCTCTGCTTCTTCGTAATACTTTCTAAATTTTTGGGGAACATAAAGAGGCTTGTATAATCGATTTTGTATTAATAAAACTTGATATTTTACTTGGTTATCTTTATTAAAATATTGTCCTTCTATATTTTTTAACACTCTTAAAAAATCCCGTAATCTTTCAGGGTTTCTTACTGTTGTCGAGATTGACCAAGGTTTTTTCATACTATTTCTCCTATAACATAATTAGAAGCATTTAAAAGATTATATCTTCAACCGAGTATAGATTGGAAAATTATCCTTCTTCCTTCATAGAATCCCAAGATATAAGATAGATAAATACCCATTTTACGATGTTAGGATTAGAATTGAGTATCTTTATCTTATAATAAATATAAGCAAACTGTTAAACGACAGTTTCTTAATTCAATTTTATCTGGCAGATCAAAGATGCACAGCAATTCTCTTTTGGCAACTTATAAAATGTTTATTAGCCGATGTTTATATGTGGTAATATAGGTAAAGAAAGTTTTTGGATAATGGGGTTTTCTGGGTTGTAGCGGGGGATGATGATTTCTTGTTCTTTGCCAATCATTTGTCGGGCTATAAATAAGGCGGAGGGTGGATGTTTGTAACTTAATTCACGAAGGTAAGCCCACCAGTCTTTCTGATTGAGTTTTCGCCCTAAAAGTTGCTCTGAAATCGCAAGGTATTTTTCTGTATTCAATCCTTCATCCCATTCATCTTCCCATATTTGTCCATCGGCTATATGTTCTATGCGTGTTTTTATCTCGTGGTATAATTCTTCCATGAGAGGTATTACTTGTTTTATGCGTTGGATAAACTTTTCCCATTCTGGGTCTGTTTGGCGAATGAGTTCCACAAGGAAAGGGATTTGTATTTCCAGTGGTTTTACTGTAATTTTGCCTGCATGTTCCGGTAGCAGGAATAAGTAATTAAATCCTATTTTCAGGAAACTTTCCAGAGGCAAATTCCCGATGCATTCATTCCATTTGTTTTTGTATTCGGCATGTAGTATGAGTGCCTGGTCGTGATACCGAGGGACAGCCGGCAAGGGTTCGGGAAAGGCACTGTAATCGTATTCCAGAGCGGAAGCAATACGATAGGAACGGACTGCCAGTGGGATATTTTTCTTTGCCAGTTCTTTTTCGCCCTGTTCGAAAAATAAATCCTGCATGCGATGTCGAATTCGCAATAGTTCGTAGGCTTGTGATGCAGAAGTAAATTTTTCATGACAGACCGCGTTATCCGCTAATTCTAATAACAAATCTGAGGGTAATTGTGCGGGTCCTTTTTTATGCAGTTCTTTTTGAACATGCTCGCGAATATCTTTACGAGAGACTAATTCCAGAGCCTTTTTAAATAATGGGTTTTGTTCTTCCTCTTCTGTGGGTAATAGATAGGAGTATTTAATGGATTCTATATCTTCTGTAGAATCTTCGCGAAGTGGTGAATAAGGCAGGAATAAGAAACGGAAATTTACAATATCTCCATCGGTGATTGCTTTAGCTAAGGCTAAATCAATAATTTCTTGTTCAACAACTTTTTCTGAGGGGAGGTTTTTAGAAGCCATAACTATATTTTACCTCCTTGTAAGATTTTTTCTGCGGTTTGTGTTCGTTCGGACCAATCAATATTGGGTTTGGTCACATCATAATAAGGGAGTCGTTCATGAATTTGTGAATAAAGTTTTTGACGATAATGTCGTAGGACTCTGCTGGCATGTCGCTCATGGTGGGCATCCCAATTGCTGGTTTCAACGCATTCTTTATCGCGACCTGCCTCCAGAACTAATTCCTCCATGTATTTTGTCAGGAAATCGCGTAGAATGCGGTCATATTCACGGCGGAGTTGGTCTGCCTCTGGTGAGGAAGGGTCTTTTTCTCCTTTCTCACTCCATTGCTTTTCAAGTTGAATTACCTTCTTCCGATGTTCTACATACGCATTTCGTCGTTCTTCATCTCGGAGAATATAGAAAGCCGCATTTAATTTTGCCATAGTTAGTAAATACTGGTCTAATCGGTCGGGAGTAACCTCCGTGCTATGAATTTCTAAAATTAAATCCTTCATCATCTTTTTGTAGTTTTTACGCACATCTCCCGTTTTACATTCTTCATCCAGTCCTAGGACTGAAAAATAATTTATATAGACATCTTCATCCATGGTCCATCCTTATCCAATTCATCTTATTGATGATTTGTTGTTTTGCGGCCGTTGTTTTCCTTGTTAGATTTATATAGTTTATAGTATATACTATCAATCAGGGCGGTGAAAGATGCCGTGATGATATTTTCCGAAACACCGACAGTGCCCCATTGTTGTTTTTCATCACTGGATTCGATTAACACACGGGTTTTTGATTTTGTAGCCTTTTGACCGTTGAGTATGCGCACCTTGTAATCTTCGAGATGCACATTTTTAAGTTCAGGGAAGTAAGGTTCTAATGCTTTACGAATAGCATTGTTTAAGGCATCTACAGGACCATCTCCATTAGCAACTGTATGTGCCACGGAATTATCCGGGAGTTGGATTTTTACTGTGGCTTCTGACTCAGCATGTCGGTCCATGGCCCATTGATTCACCCGTGTATGAAAGCTTAACACCTCAAAGGAAGGCTGATACAATCCCATCGCCTTTAATAATTCCAATTCAAAGGAAGCATCAGCCCCTTCAAATTCGTATCCTTCTGTTTCTAATGCCTTAATGCGTTGTAGCAATTTACGAAGCTGAGGGCTATCCTTATCAAGATGAATTCCCAATTCCTGGGCTTTTTGAATAAGGTTTGCCCGACCGGAAAGTTCGCTCACGGCAATATGGGTCAGATTCCCTATCCATTCAGGATTAATATGTTCATAACTGGATTTCGTTTTTCGAACAGCGTCTGCATGCATTCCCGCTTTATGGGTAAAGGCATCTCTACCGACATAAGGGTCTGAATCTTTAGGTGTAACATTGGCAAGTTCGGCTATGAAATGTGAGGTATAGGTCAATTTTTTCATCTGCTCTTCGTTAATCACATCAAATCCCATCTTAAATTGCAGATTAGGGATTAATGTGCAAAGATTAGCGTTCCCTGTTCTTTCTCCATAACCATTAATGGTCCCCTGAACATGTCTTGCTCCTGCATAGACCGCTGCAAGACTATTGGCAACAGCACAGCCGGTATCATTGTGGGTATGAATTCCTATAGGTGTATCGGGAAATTTTTCCACGACCTTTCGGGTAATTATTTCTACCTGTTGGGGTAGATGTCCACCGTTGGTATCGCATAGAACTAATAAATCGGCGCCATTATCTATAGCCACCTGCAATGTTTGTATTGCATATTCAGGATTTAAATCGTATCCATCAAAGAAATGTTCCGCATCAAGAAAGACTTTTCTACCGTGCTTTTTAAGATAAGAAACAGATTCCTCGATAAGTTTTAGATTTTCTTCTAAAGAAACGCCTAAAACTTCTGTCGCATGAAGGGCAGAGGTTTTAGTAAAGATAGTTGTAATTTCTGTTTCTGCCCGAAGCAATGCGTTGATGTTGGGGTCTTCTGAAATATGCGATTTAGGATGTCGGGTACTTCCGAAAGCCACTATTTTTGTATGTTTTAAATTTAAACTTTTTGCTTTATTAAAAATCTGTTCCGCTTTCGGATTGGAAGCCGGTTGACCTGCCTCAATGTAATGCACGCCTAAATCATCTAATGCGAGGATGACACGAATCTGGTCATCCGTAGAAAATTTTATACCGGGTCCCTGAGCACCATCCCGTAAAGTTGTATCATAGATTTCAACTTTTTCTTTTTGTGTGGGACTGTTCATGTTTCATCTCCAATAAATTAAAGTTTATATATTATATATGAAATAGATAAGGTAAGGATTCTTTGTTCCGGGGAGTAAAATAAATTAGCTTCCTATGTAGAAGGGTTCCCCCATAAGAAAATGGCGAATGAGTTCATGAGCCTCCGGATAATAGATACCCGTTTTTTTTGCAGATGATTCATGGTATTCCGTAATACCAGAAACTTCAATATCGGCACCACACATCGCAAACGGGACTGCACCCTGAGCATGGGTTCGTGTGGAAAGAGCGGTAACATGGTCCGGGGCAACAAATAAACGGATACTTTCGTTAGACTGTTTAATAAACTCTAAAGCAGGACGAACAATTTTCTCATCGAAATCTTCAATGGCTTTGATTTTCAATTTTAAATCGCCTTGATGAGCCGATTCATCCGGTGCTTCTACATGCACAAGAGCGAAATCTACACGAGTCAGGGCAGATAAAGCTGTTTCGATTTTCCCTTGATAATTTGTATCAATCCAGCCTGTTGCTCCCGGCACATCAATAGACTCCAATCCTGCGGAAATGCCAATCCCTTTTACAAGGTCAACTGCAGAGATAACCACACCATTAAGATTAAATTTTTCCTGATAGGATTGTATTTGAGGTGTTCTTCCCTGCCCCCATAGCCAGAACGAATTGGGTTCAGGTTTTCCTTGTTTAACTCGTTCCTTAGCAACGGTATGTTGGGGAAGCAGTTTTTGTGAGGACAACATTATAGAGCGGATTAACTTTTCTGCGGCACCGCAAGGCATGTAATTTTCCCATGCTTGACCTGTAATATCATGAGGAGGGGTGCAGTTTGTTTGTTCTAAATCTTCCACCGAATAAGTGCTGTTTGCATTTATCACTGCCAGATGACGATAACTAACGCCCGGATAGAAACGAACAGGATACTCTTTCTCTAATTCTTTACCAATATCCTTTATTAATAAAGAAGCATCCTCTGTTGGGATATGCCCTGAGGTGAAGTCATGCATTTTCCCGTCCTGTAAAGAGACGATATTGCAACGGAAGGCGACCTGCGAGGATGTAAGTCGAATTCCCTGTCGTGCGGCTTCCAGCGGTGCACGACCTGTAAAGCAGGTTCGAGGATTAAATCCGAAAAGTGAAAGATTTCCTATATCGCTACCCGGAGGCATTCCTTCTGGAATGGGACAAAAAAGCCCAACGATACCCCGTTGAGCAACTTCATCCATTGCTGGGGTTTTAGCAACCTCTAATGGCGTCTTTCCGTCCAGTTCCGGAATAGGAAAATCCGCCATTCCATCTCCTACAAGAATGAGATATTTCAAATACACTTCCTTTTTAAAACATGAATTCAATAAAGAATATAAAATTACAAAAAATCAAAATATTTTGTGTAATATTTTAACTCTTATTATATAAATGTTTCAATGTAATAAATTATTTCCAGCAATGATAAATATGTTCATATACCATAATTTAATCTAACTTTATGAAAAATTGTATTTTAAGAAAAGGATTGCCTGTATGAAAAAAAAAGGAAATAATGACTTTTAAACAAGTGGCTGAATACATACAGATAGAAAAATACACTGTCTATGAACTTGCCTGCATAGAGATTATCCCTTCCTTAAAATTGTAGATCAGTGGCTAATGTTATTCTCCTACTAAAATTACTTCCTCTAACTCATTTATGCTTAATGCGTATTTGTAGTCTTTCCTTTTTATTTGATGGATGGTCTTTTTGTATTTTTTAAGTATATTTACAAGTTCATCTATAGAAGGAATACCATCCGAACGATATGAAACAACAAGAATACTACCTTGAAATTTTTTAAATAGCCTGTCAAAAGCAGAGTATATTTTATTTTTGTCAATCCATACAGATGGTTTTGCTTTCAACTTCCGATTTTTAGTTCTGTAATCGATTAGATTAGCCCACTTGTCATAATTAACAAGCCCCTCAAGGAAATGATAATAGTTAAGATAATCTACTCCAGTTCCTTTTTTTGAAATATAAGGTGTATCTATGTAAACAAGATCAAATTCTTCCTCAATATCAAAAACATCAAGATTTAACGCTTTATTCTCTTGACCATTGCAGAAAACTGCGTTATTAGCTTCATCAACAAATTTTCTAAAATGTTTATCAAAAGAAGTATCCCAAGTTACTTTATTCCCAAAATCTCTTTTTACATCGGCAAATCTTAAATATAGGTTCTTTCTATGGAATAGGTTGAAGGGTCGTTTGATAAGAGATGCTTGAAATAGTGCAAAAAAAGCCATTGCTTGTTTATATTTATCATTCAGTAATTTAATGTTCGTTACTATTATATCAATCCATCTATTTTCATCATCAGTGTAATAGATATCTTTAAATGTGTCAGCAATAAAAGTGGGATAGGAAATCCCATTATGTCTTGTAAGAAGAAAACTAACATCTTCATCTGTCAGTGTTACTTCTTTGTTTTCTATCAAAGCAAGCCCTATATAGTAGTTAAATTTTAGTATGTCGTTATATGTTACTTTCTTACCTTTCTCCTTCAACATATAAGCAACACTTCCAGTCCCTCCAAAAGCGTCAAGAGCAGTGTGAAATTTCAACTCTCTTATTTCTTCCCATATCCAATCTACTATTTTGAGTTTACTCCCTTGAAATCGTGTTGAAGGAAATGCTGGAGGATTTTCAAATAAAGTCAATTGTTTTTTAACAAATTGTGACATTTATTTCATCCTCATTTTTTGATTTTTTTGTATTGCATATATTGTTTCAGATTTCTATAAGGTGCATCTTTAAGTTCTGCCGCTTTTGCCATATCTTTAGTAAGATAAAACATCCAATAGTCATCAAAAATATCTTCTCCAAGTTTAGCAAACGGACCGTTCCCATTTATTAGTTCATCTATCTTTACTACAGAACCGATATTTTTTGT
This genomic window contains:
- a CDS encoding site-specific DNA-methyltransferase, which codes for MKVNHIYLGDCIQIMENIIPKDSINLVYADPPYNLSGQRLTLVNNKTGGPFYKMNEDWDTWNYEDYLVFTENWISKVYNILKSTGSLYVSCNYHNIAEVIFIAKKIGFKLNNIITWYKSNAMPNITKRTFTHSTEYVCWFVKASNWKFNYEKVKEFNPYKTKDGKSKQLRDFVDFIELPIVQGKERIKGTNNRAIHPTQKPEKLLELIILASSDEGDIVLDPFFGTGTTGYVASKFKRKWIGIEINEKYYKIAYDRIYGKEVIKNV
- a CDS encoding AlwI family type II restriction endonuclease; translated protein: MKKPWSISTTVRNPERLRDFLRVLKNIEGQYFNKDNQVKYQVLLIQNRLYKPLYVPQKFRKYYEEAETKISYKEAEEIFYSQKYEDPPMRGRQSVNPLNKLGFSIAREGFGPIIITELGNKFLEGNYDIGYIFFKSLLKLQFPNPWSEDFSEKEGFNIMPFVSVIHLIDKLNRRSTKGGLNKTEFSIFVPTLINFEQVDEYVEKILEYREKKNKKDKDRYILNFAKKFYETKKMPDKKINNLFDYGDNIMRYFRLTRYFKVSMDPLGYYWNIDIEPSRKVEIEQLLEMYNGEAFKFKSLADYLSHLSDITKPTLPWEKKKNLEKIAKSLTDMIMGMIKKENLQITQNERKVLLTDVQILNKNQLENHISCLRAFNLELKERLRKIKLLGDVNRIKEIIVTLRDSKKLKKYEPEQFEKLITETLKIINDEIAIKPNYPVDDDGEPVSHSPGNKPDIECYYTTFQAICKVTLNTSKLQWVQEGQPIMRHLRDFEVQHQSNDIFCIFITPQIHTDTYSQFWIAVKYEYNGLPQKIVPMTTEQFAVLLETLLNLVKQDKRFSHKDLYKLYSMIINETKNLSSFSNWANFINEGIIRWQNEVIKLYES
- the cimA gene encoding citramalate synthase, translated to MNSPTQKEKVEIYDTTLRDGAQGPGIKFSTDDQIRVILALDDLGVHYIEAGQPASNPKAEQIFNKAKSLNLKHTKIVAFGSTRHPKSHISEDPNINALLRAETEITTIFTKTSALHATEVLGVSLEENLKLIEESVSYLKKHGRKVFLDAEHFFDGYDLNPEYAIQTLQVAIDNGADLLVLCDTNGGHLPQQVEIITRKVVEKFPDTPIGIHTHNDTGCAVANSLAAVYAGARHVQGTINGYGERTGNANLCTLIPNLQFKMGFDVINEEQMKKLTYTSHFIAELANVTPKDSDPYVGRDAFTHKAGMHADAVRKTKSSYEHINPEWIGNLTHIAVSELSGRANLIQKAQELGIHLDKDSPQLRKLLQRIKALETEGYEFEGADASFELELLKAMGLYQPSFEVLSFHTRVNQWAMDRHAESEATVKIQLPDNSVAHTVANGDGPVDALNNAIRKALEPYFPELKNVHLEDYKVRILNGQKATKSKTRVLIESSDEKQQWGTVGVSENIITASFTALIDSIYYKLYKSNKENNGRKTTNHQ
- a CDS encoding cofactor-independent phosphoglycerate mutase, encoding MKYLILVGDGMADFPIPELDGKTPLEVAKTPAMDEVAQRGIVGLFCPIPEGMPPGSDIGNLSLFGFNPRTCFTGRAPLEAARQGIRLTSSQVAFRCNIVSLQDGKMHDFTSGHIPTEDASLLIKDIGKELEKEYPVRFYPGVSYRHLAVINANSTYSVEDLEQTNCTPPHDITGQAWENYMPCGAAEKLIRSIMLSSQKLLPQHTVAKERVKQGKPEPNSFWLWGQGRTPQIQSYQEKFNLNGVVISAVDLVKGIGISAGLESIDVPGATGWIDTNYQGKIETALSALTRVDFALVHVEAPDESAHQGDLKLKIKAIEDFDEKIVRPALEFIKQSNESIRLFVAPDHVTALSTRTHAQGAVPFAMCGADIEVSGITEYHESSAKKTGIYYPEAHELIRHFLMGEPFYIGS
- a CDS encoding DNA adenine methylase gives rise to the protein MSQFVKKQLTLFENPPAFPSTRFQGSKLKIVDWIWEEIRELKFHTALDAFGGTGSVAYMLKEKGKKVTYNDILKFNYYIGLALIENKEVTLTDEDVSFLLTRHNGISYPTFIADTFKDIYYTDDENRWIDIIVTNIKLLNDKYKQAMAFFALFQASLIKRPFNLFHRKNLYLRFADVKRDFGNKVTWDTSFDKHFRKFVDEANNAVFCNGQENKALNLDVFDIEEEFDLVYIDTPYISKKGTGVDYLNYYHFLEGLVNYDKWANLIDYRTKNRKLKAKPSVWIDKNKIYSAFDRLFKKFQGSILVVSYRSDGIPSIDELVNILKKYKKTIHQIKRKDYKYALSINELEEVILVGE